The following coding sequences lie in one Miscanthus floridulus cultivar M001 chromosome 9, ASM1932011v1, whole genome shotgun sequence genomic window:
- the LOC136482952 gene encoding wall-associated receptor kinase 2-like produces MKHVAAAGMPPQVLWLATTALVVITSHPTLLQAADAVSGTVSSPPPGCPTKCGAVDIPYPFGIGDNCSWPGKDYFTVTCNDSFSPPRPYMGNVEITSISAETGEMWVFTRPSYICYDSENTTEPASGTESSFNTTGTPFLISPTQNIFTAIGCYTEAFLIGREDWTYMTGCITSCVSIDEAAKDGEKCTGLGCCQTAIPGNLNFIYVPWGNNATNPAWNYSPCSYAFVAYKDWYNFSRRDLVREGNDSFKNRVGERTIPMVFDWAIRNNGSCQVRAETNGASGEPGAPACVSAHSHCVNAPQGDGYLCKCSKGYQGNPYISGGCTNINECIDPRYSNITANGPCGMYSTCEDADGDYICKCNKNRKGDGKSEKGCYHYKFHPYAMAAVASFATIVLACVAVILLQRMNQRKLFNKNGGKILAANGITIYNKREVIKMTRDYSKRLGGGNFGNVYQGSIDGAPAQLVAVKRSVATKMARHWRKMIQHVVPQREQQHEQEVDGFVNEIMFQFKIRHDNVVKLIGCCLETHIPILVFELVSNGSLHDALHGDVKPYNLSLLKRLDIAIGSAEGLTHIHSHGNHVHGDMKPANILLDKDLKPKVSDFGSSKLLSVDRYVRAVAADRSYIDPVYMKTDRFTVKSDVYSFGVVLLELITRKAAKYDENKSLPLDFVKCFKDEGSGRSMYDREIFSGDDAESQCNMKCLDMISTLAVRCLKEDPEERPTMAEVLEELKQVKVIASGGSSCSEAI; encoded by the exons ATGAAACACGTAGCAGCTGCAGGCATGCCGCCACAGGTCCTGTGGCTTGCTACTACCGCCCTAGTAGTAATAACATCTCATCCGACGTTGCTGCAGGCCGCAGACGCTGTCTCCGGCACGGTTTCGTCACCGCCACCTGGATGTCCTACCAAGTGCGGCGCCGTAGACATTCCCTACCCATTCGGCATCGGCGACAACTGCTCTTGGCCAGGCAAGGATTACTTCACCGTCACCTGCAACGACAGCTTCAGCCCTCCAAGACCGTACATGGGCAACGTTGAGATCACAAGCATCTCCGCGGAGACCGGCGAGATGTGGGTGTTCACCCGCCCGTCGTACATCTGCTACGACTCTGAAAACACCACTGAACCCGCCAGTGGCACAGAATCGTCGTTCAATACCACGGGCACGCCCTTCCTAATCTCGCCGACGCAGAACATCTTCACGGCCATAGGCTGCTACACGGAAGCGTTTCTGATAGGCAGGGAAGACTGGACCTACATGACCGGATGCATCACCTCCTGTGTGAGCATAGATGAAGCGGCTAAAGACGGTGAGAAGTGCACGGGGCTCGGCTGCTGCCAGACAGCCATCCCGGGTAATCTTAACTTCATCTATGTCCCCTGGGGTAATAACGCCACCAATCCTGCATGGAACTACAGCCCCTGTAGCTACGCCTTCGTCGCCTATAAGGACTG GTACAACTTCAGCCGGCGGGACCTGGTTCGTGAGGGAAACGATAGCTTTAAGAACCGGGTTGGTGAAAGGACTATCCCCATGGTATTTGACTGGGCCATCAGGAATAATGGGTCTTGCCAGGTCAGGGCAGAGACCAACGGGGCGTCTGGAGAACCTGGAGCTCCTGCCTGTGTTAGCGCCCACAGCCACTGTGTCAATGCCCCACAAGGAGATGGGTACCTCTGCAAGTGCTCCAAGGGGTACCAAGGCAATCCCTACATCTCTGGCGGGTGCACAA ATATCAATGAGTGTATCGACCCTCGATATTCAAATATTACAGCTAATGGTCCTTGCGGCATGTATAGCACGTGCGAGGATGCAGATGGTGATTATATTTGCAAATGCAATAAAAACCGCAAAGGAGATGGCAAAAGTGAAAAAGGGTGTTATCATTATAAATTTCATCCATATGCTATGGCTGCCGTAG CATCATTTGCTACCATCGTCCTAGCATGTGTCGCGGTTATTTTACTTCAGAGAATGAATCAGAGGAAACTTTTCAACAAAAATGGTGGTAAAATACTGGCGGCCAATGGCATAACGATATACAACAAAAGGGAGGTAATTAAGATGACAAGGGACTACAGCAAACGCCTTGGAGGAGGGAATTTCGGCAATGTTTACCAGGGTAGCATCGATGGTGCCCCAGCCCAGCTTGTTGCAGTTAAACGCTCTGTGGCGACCAAGATGGCACGCCACTGGCGGAAGATGATACAACATGTGGTGCCACAGCGCGAGCAGCAGCACGAGCAGGAAGTCGATGGATTTGTCAATGAGATAATGTTCCAGTTCAAGATCAGGCACGATAATGTTGTCAAACTCATTGGCTGCTGCTTGGAGACGCACATTCCCATATTGGTCTTTGAGTTGGTCTCCAACGGAAGCCTACATGACGCACTTCATGGTGACGTCAAGCCGTATAATCTTTCACTTCTAAAGCGCCTAGACATTGCCATTGGCTCCGCAGAAGGTCTCACCCACATTCACTCACATGGTAATCACGTTCATGGCGACATGAAGCCCGCCAACATCCTCCTCGACAAGGACCTCAAGCCCAAGGTATCTGACTTTGGTTCGTCCAAGCTCCTGTCAGTCGACAGGTATGTTAGGGCCGTGGCTGCAGATAGGAGCTACATAGACCCAGTATATATGAAGACAGACCGCTTCACTGTGAAGAGCGATGTCTACAGCTTTGGTGTCGTGCTTCTGGAGCTCATCACAAGGAAAGCTGCCAAGTATGATGAGAATAAAAGTCTCCCCTTGGATTTCGTCAAGTGTTTCAAGGACGAGGGTAGCGGAAGGTCAATGTATGATAGAGAAATATTTTCAGGTGATGATGCTGAATCTCAATGTAACATGAAGTGCCTCGACATGATTAGCACGCTGGCAGTCCGATGCCTCAAGGAAGACCCGGAGGAGAGGCCAACCATGGCAGAGGTGCTGGAGGAGCTTAAGCAAGTGAAGGTAATAGCCAGTGGAGGCTCATCCTGCTCTGAGGCAATTTGA